CCTGCCAAGAAAGATTTTAGGTTAACCTTATGCAGAACCCTTTATTTTAACACCAAGCCCAGCATTCCAGTGAACAGACAGCCAGTATTTTCAATCCTAAAGAAAACCACTATGCTGACTATCTAAAATTTGTGCCAGGCAGTGGCCATGCACATTTACAGCAAACCAGGGTAGCTAAAACCCTCATCACCCAGCAAATCCCCAGGTAACTGCCCAAGGGCACTTCTGGAAATGGTAAACACAATCCTACCTCCTTCACTTCCACCAACCCAGAGAGAGTCAGAGTTGTGAGGAGCTTGGATGCTGTCTTGATTTTGGTATTGTTTCCTGCAAGACACAAAAGCAGAGAGTAGGAGAAGGCAAGAACAAGAATAGAGCTCACTGAGACACCTGAAAGAGCAAGAACTTTAGAGGGAAGTACTCGAGCCAAACTTCTGCACCAAAATTGGGCCCTTTGTAGTCAAcagaacaaaccagaaaaagcagcagcagcttgttcATTAGAGTAACAGTGTGGGATCACAAAGCCATTCTAGCTCAGAATATGTTCTATATGTGCCAAAACATTTCTCAATCCAATCAATACCCAtcaaaaaaagattttaacaaatcccaaaaccccaaacaaactcCCTCCCCAACATTTTTACCTGTTAAACTACTCATGAAGTTTTCAAAACATGGACTCCTAAATGAACACGCTACATTAAGAAATCATCTTGTGTTTGCCTTCTCATGGCTCCTCCAGCTGTCCAGCTCTGGCTTTTCTCCTAAAACTCAGTCCAAAGACTTTTAACCTTTCCTGGATAATTATTTCTCAATGGACTTCTGAGGCAATCTCTTCAACATCTGTCACCTGTTTTTAAAACCACTTCAGAAGCTCCTCAGAAACACAACATCTGCAACTACTTAACACTGCACCCTGaggagaaaacagcagcactgaagcTTTTCAATGTAGTTTAGGAACAAGCCCGTCCAGCATTTTGGATAGGAGAGTGACTGCATACATCTTTGGTGGATACCAGCATAAGCACAGGATAAAAACCTTGTGATTTGAGTTAGTGTGCCAGGAGAATGAAAATCTCTCCATGTTGATCAGGGTTCCTGTCCTTTCTATTTCAGCCTAGTCCTCACGAGAAATGCTATGTTGCCATGGAAGCAAGATTCTCTCACCTAACTCTGTAAGCACAGGTTCTTTCAGCAGGACACGGCCCCCTGGCTTAAGTATCCGAGCTACTTCTGCCAGGAGCTCCAcactgtgctgggctgcactgCCTGGCACCATGCCAGAGAGGATCACATCGAAGCTGGACTTCCTATGAGCCGCTGGGAAGAAAGAGCAAAATGGTACAACTGAGCATGTACACACAGCTTTAAACACCAGTTCCACCTCCCTCATGCTTGAGTGCAACAGCAGGAACTGATCAAAGACACCAAGCTTAAAGCACAGCTAGGGTGCATCACTTCCCCTGCTGTACTGCCCAGGtaagaggcagcagcaggtgctgacAATGTTCTGACTGCTGACTCCCACAGTGGGAAGGTGttggctcacacagcagcagaactcTCTCCCTTTTaaggaaacaatgaaaaataaggCTCATTCTTACACAGAGGCAGCTGGTTAACATTTTCCACAGAGATATGATTATCAGCTCCCACCAGTGACTGGACTTTATCCACCAAATCCTTCAGGGCTTCGACGGGCGAGGAGCTGTCCCAGATGATGGCCACGCGCTGGCCTGGAGCCAATCCGTACTCGCccattgcagcagcagcaaacctggcagggctggggagagaggGCAAGGCTGAGTGCCAAACACACCACAAACCTCTGAGCACTGTGATTTAATCAGCTGAGTTGTTTTAATAAGTGGGGGTAATTTTCTGGAAATGGGCAACACAAAGTTCCCACAAACTGAGCGTTAGCAGGACATGACGAAAGAGCTACACCTCAGGGCATAGTTCAGCTTCTCTCCAGTTCATTGATGGGACTCTACAAGCCATGCTTTAAAGAAAtcaacaaaataacaaaaaaactcacctgcttTCCTTAGaaatctgaataagaaaaacaCAGGATTTCTGGATTTCCTGAGCAGTGACAGCTATTTGACATTAAACACTGCCTTGTGTCTCCTACTCCAAACACAACCTAGCAGAGTTTACTTATGCAGTacatgagaagaaaaaagtaacTTTCAGCATTCCCAGCATTCCAGATTGTGGCTCTTCCGTTAGGattggtggcactgggtgagcaAATTacagggagggaggagcagaacAGAATGTGCAGGGACAGTTTTGAGAAAGCTGTCTCCACTAAACTTTTATATGAGATTGTATTCCTTGTATGGCAATACCATCCCATCATCACCTGttctcacagcagcaccagctacTGAACCCCAtgatctcccctctttcctctgTCCAACACAAACctattttcttcctaatttaACACAACACAGAGAACAGAGAGCACTGCTGGCCAGAACAGTTGCCCAGTTTATTTTCAGTTACCTGGAAACAACACACCTATTTCTGGAGAGACAGTTATAAACAAGGTCTTTACCAGGAATTGCTACATCACACATCCTGAGCAATGCCTTGCTGCCACCACATTGCCACTGAAGCACAGCTCATGGATATGCTGTACCAAATTTAACTGCAGTGAGGTGGGAAGTGGATTTTCACCCACAGTTCCtctggctctgtgtgctgtggactccccctccctcctgcaaACTGCCAACAAGTTCAGAATGGGACAATCTGTGCCTTTTCTGAGCTCCTGTGGTAGGAATTCACACTAAAACAACCACAATACCAATCCAGTAGGGAATATACACCTTGGATGTACACTGCAGGTTGTAACACCTCACAGCTGGTTTTGCATGCGTGACACAAGCTAAGCAGCTACAGCAGACAGTAACATTTGTAACCACACATACAAATCCCATTAAAAAGTCACCTTTCCCAAGAAGTAGGCTGAAAATCTCAAAAGACACCTAGGCTGCGAGGCTAAGGTGGGAAAGATAAACCCGAAGTCACAGCTTCCTCTCTGACCAGCAGGTGATGACCTTGCAAGATCAGTCAGAGCCCAAACTGCATCAACAGCAACAGCACCGCCCAGAGATGCGGCGAGGAGGCCGCGGAGGAGGGGCCCTTATCTCCGTGTCACACACATTTAACAGGCCCCGAGGAACAGGGCAAGGAGAGGGGTTAAACAATAGCGCAGGTTCTGCTTCGGTAGATTACAAAGCTGCTGTGGTGGAAGGGAAGATCCTGACAGttcttcccaacccaaaccactccagaGCTGTAAACTGCAGCCTCCTGACGCAGCACAGCCAGATTCCAGCGGGCCGGGACGCTCCGGCTCCCACCGAGCTGCGAACGCTCCGGCGGGCCCGGAACGCTCCGGCTCCCAGCGGCCTGGAAATGCTCCGGCGGGCCCGGAACGCTCCGGCTCCCACCGAGCTGCGAACGCTCCGGCTCCCGGCGGCCTGGAAATGCTTCGGCGGGCCCGAACGCTCCGGCTCCCGGCGGGCCCGGGACGCTGCGGCGGCGCAAGGCTGTGGCCCTACAGTGGGTGCGCATTTGAAGCGCAGGCGGAACGGGCGCACTAAACCTCTCGGTCACCGAGCAGGGACGGTTCAGCGGCAGCAAGGACAGGACACGTGAGGAAATTTCGTGAAGGAATTacttaaacacacacacaaacacgcacacagcacagcccacccACCCCCTCAGCGCTTCAGACAAGGTctcagaaaggatttttaaggGGAGAAAGGGGCAGCGGCAGCCCCGTCCCGCGCCGCTCACctcccgcggcccggcccgctccgctccgctcgcTCGTCCCGGCCTGACGCCGTCACCGTGACGTCATCGCGCTCTGCCCGCttccaagatggcggcggcgggcgggctgCGGCGCGCGGGCTGGCGGCTGTGGCGGGCACGGCGCGCGGGTGAGGGGCGGGGGGGGCGCGCCCGGGACGCGGGgcggggagggaagggagggggaggggggagcGCGCTCCCGTGCGCGTCCCCGTGCGCGCCTCCGGCGATCGGGGCGGGGCAAGGTGAGGTGAAGGGCACGGGGGGTGTGAGGGAAGCGGGGCGGGCCCCAAGCCGGTGGGTTTGAATGAGGGGTTGGGCCGTGGTGGTTTTCGTTAGGCGCGTGGGCCGTGAAaccaaatttatttaaaataaaccccaaatctaAAAACCAGCAGCTAAATTAAAAGTTCTCCCAGAGTGTCATTGAGTAATCACTTAGTGATTAGCGTGTGGTGTGTGTCAGGGCTCTTCGGCTCCCGAGTCGGACTTGCCTTATATCTCCTGCTCGGAGTTAAGCACCTTCCTCCCAACTCCTTAATCAGGGACCAAAATGGGGAGAGGGCATGTTGGCTGCCTGGTTTCCAGTCCGAGATTGGGAAACAACTTGCAATATCTGCCATTTGCACTGCACTTTCCCTcacaaaacatttttgctttattcACATAGACATGAGCTCAGCTGAGAGCGGCGCTTAACAGAAGCGTAAAAATAGACACTCTGAATTTGTGTTCTTTTCAGCTGCATTCACCACAGTTCTCTCCACCTTGATTTTCCCGGTGTGGGAAGGAGATGCTGACTCTTGTTTTTCCTTGCAGTGGTCAGGTGCCAGCAGTACCCACCCCTCCGGGCTCTCCAGGCCTCCGCCGCGCTCAGGGCAGCCTCCGATGAGCACAAGAAGGAGCCATGGGCatcctcctcccagcagcacttTGATTCacctccagctgggcaccagccTGAAGAGAAACCTCAGGGCCCTCACCCCAGGTAACTCACAACTCCTTCTAGCACTGTCCCACCAAGAGGGGTCGGAGggcttttgctttcctgaacctcacatttgaaaatggaagaCAAGATCCAGAGTTAAGGAGCACCagactgcagcagctggagagctggttTGCTGTGACTGTACAAATTCCACCATAGAAACAGTATGGGGCTTGCAGGTCTTTGTTTCTGGATTTTCGTGTGAATCTAAAAAACCAGGGACCATATATTGTCTATATGCCCATAGTATAAAGCCCATGTTGGAAAAGGTTATAGTTTAGCTTTCTGTAAAGGAGGGGAATGTGGGGCTGATTGGTCTCCATCTCCACTGAGCCCTCCTTCCCTTATTTCCCTCTTCTCTCTCAGCAAAGATTCGTTAAGAATCATTTTTCTGGACAGGGAAGGATTTTACTGGAGGAGGCCAGATTGATACTAAGCAGGTCCTAAAATGTGCCTGGTGTGAGGGCGTGAGTGGCAGAGCCCAGGTTCTGTGGTTGGTGGCGACACTCCCTCACTGTAACAATACCTTCTCATAGTTACACTGGCCAGGGCGGCCAGCAGTCTGAGGACTATGAGAgcgaggagcagctgcagcatcgAATCCTCACAGCGGCGCTGGAGTTTGTGCCTGAGCATGGCTGGACTGCAGAGGCCATTGCAGAGGGAGCCAAGGTATGTGGGGAGAGAAGCAACAACCCAGTTGAAAACTGGATGGAGCTgaagtgcagggacagccaggcctGCATGCTTCCCCCACATACTCTTGGGCGATGCACCCTAGTCAGCAAACGCTACTGGGCAGGAGTGAAACCCAGCTGCTACAGGGTAACCCCTTCAGAGTCAGACTGAGACACAACGTACAGTAGTGAATCCTAAAGAGAGAACATGTCTAGGAAGTACTTTTTAATGCAGTGTTGCTTTGTTTAAATTCACATAATGTCtttcacaaaataaatacaacttTTTGCTAGCTGGATCCTGCTTAGCAGTGTCTGACCTGGTCTGTGCTTCTCTCTTCTTCCCTCCAGACCCTGGGCCTCTCtgttgctgcagcagggctgtttcACAGCGATGGCAGTGAACTGATCCTGCACTTTGTGTCTGACTGCAACACCAAATTGTCCGAGCTGCTGAAGAAGGAGCAGAAACTAGTGCAGCTGGGTGAAGCAGAGTGAGTACTGGCTGTGAACAAATGTCTTCCTTTGCAGATTTTGGGAGCTGGGTAGACAGAGAGGCCACCTGGAACACAGATACTTGAGATTAAAAGTATAATTTACCCAAATAAAATCATCTTCCCAGATACAGACTAGGACCAAAGGCATGAAGGATGTGCAATACTTTCTTTATCTATTGCTCAGCCAGGTGGAGATTGATCTTTCAAGATCAGAATTGAGTTTAACTTGGAtattctttctaatttttttttccttactcaGGAAGAAGCCTATAGATGAATTCCTGAGAGATGCTGTGGAAGCCAGACTGAGGATGCTGATTCCATATATTGAGAAATGGCCCCAGGTATAAAAGTAATATCAGCATTGTctcttttgtgtgtgtatacTTTAAACACCCTGTGACTTTCAACACAGTCTCCCCACCAGATTAGTTCAGGGTAGTAAATGAAGCCCTGGCTGCTTTCAGATGATTAGTAGCCTTCAGGAGGAGAGCAGCCTTGAAGGAGGCAGTTAAAGGTGACCTTAGAGCAACTGTTTCTGGCAGTTCTGGAATGGCAGAGCTCTCTGTTGTTCCCTCCACCCatctggcatccccaggggatTGATTGCTGTGTCTCTGCTCAGTCCTGCTTGCAGGGTCACTGTGAGTCAGGCTCTGTGCAGCATTGCTGTGGCTGCACTGGGATCACCTCACACCTGGGAATGCAGAACTGctttgctgcagggagctgtccTTGCAGTGTGACTGACAGACCCCTGGCAGCCTGAGGGTAGAGCTGACCTGAGAGGGCTCCATGCTTCTAAATTCAGGTTTAACTCCCAAGCCATTCTTCTCACAGACTGAATTGTGGCTACAGTGACAAGCAGAGAGTTCCTAATCTTGGCCTGCAAAGATTGCTGTGAGGTCAGCCTCTGTGCAGAGCCACTGCTGGCCTCTGGGCAGCTGAATCCTACACCCCATGCACAGAGAGAGAGTACAGGCTTCATGTTCTTTCAGATTAGCATAATTTGCCCTGTGAAGGATGTGGGTGGTTTGTGTCTCTCCTGGCACTGTGTGATTGCATTCAAAGGCTGCaggatcccagcagggccattATGGCTGGCGCTGCTCTGCCCTTGGTTGCAGCTCTGAGTTCAAAGTCAAATTCAGAGAAATGAGAGATGTGACTCCCTGCCcacaggggcacagcacagtgtgAGTCAGCTCAGGCTCTGATGTTTCCATGccacagaggcagctcaggagagacagcacagggatgtttgaactgagcagggagggatcTTCTGGGCCAGTACAGGCTGAGGCCTGAACTTACTGTGCCACTTACTGAGCCACACTGTGtgctccctgcacaccctgctgAGCCACACTGTGTGCTCCCTGCACATCCTGCTGCTTGGAAAgactgcagagagctgggaggacTTGTCACTGGGAGCTGGAGTGACAAGTGACAGGCTCAGTCAGCAGCAACAGGGGAAAGAtaacagggcagagcagtgttGGTCTCCTTTGGTGTTACATCCTTCTCTCTTTGGCTCccatttctttgtttcctttgcaGGCCCTGagtgtcctgctgctcccacgtaacatcccttccagcctcagccTCCTCACCAGCATGATTGATGATATCTGGCACTATGCTGGGGACCAGTCCACAGATGTGAGTCCTTGTGCTTTGGGACAAGCTGCTTCTACCCCTCAGCACTTTGGCAAAGTCATGGGTTCAGACAGGAGTGGGGCTGAGTCCCTCTGCACATGGCCCATTTGTTGAGTGAAGAAAGCATTTCAGAGGCACCCAAGGGTCCTTATAAACAACATCTAATTTCTAAAGAGACTTAAGAGCCACTGAGGCTGAATGCAAATTACTGCCAATGGGATTAGTGCAAATTAAAAGGACCTGCTTCCCTAGGCTCTTAAGTGCTcttatcttttcctttttgaagacACAGACAAAGTTGTTGAGATTTTGAGACTGAGAAGTTGATCCAGTTTTCAGTGAGTGAGCAGTGGGTCTGTCCAACAGCTCTCTTCTACTAGCAATAGCATTTACAGACTTGACTTGAAAACCTTTAAAGAACCTACCTAAAAATACCAGTAGCTTATTAAAGCTTTCATCTTTCTggcaggaaataaaagaaaattataaccTTAATTATGGCAATtaataaattactttaattCTTATAGATGTAGGGTGAGATGGAAAAAGCTAAATGAACCATTTTAACAGACTACTTTAATAAGCTTCTTTTATCTGTGTATAAAAGAGAAGCTActgaagtgaaaaataaataaggcagcagaaaaattaaaggaataaaCCAGAAGGCAACTGAAAGAACACAATTGCTTCAGGAACTGAAAGTCCCTTATGTGTTATGCAAGTCAAATCAACATGTTGGAGCCAGTGTCTGCACTGAGCTGTTCCTAAAGTCTCACTGATGCAGGGATTAGGAGTTTCTaaagttgtgttttgtttgcacCTCCTGACTGGCTGCATGAGTTTTCCAGGAAAGCTGAGCCTGCTCCCTCTTCCCAGTAATGGGGTTTAAAGTCACTGACAGCAGATCCCTCTTCCCAACAccaggagccaggcagagaaTTCTCATGCCTCAGAGACCCCTTCAGGTGGGATTTTAGGAGCAGGAAGAGAACAGAAAGAGTTTTGTCTGAGGCCCTGAGAGATCCAGCTGCAAATGGCAAATTCCTCTATAGGggaggtgtcactgtcatattttctggaaaaaccCCCTTGCCCGcgatttctctcctgggaagctgagaagcctcagagaagaaaaacaatattatctcattcacttctcctgtgttttgctgctttggaaagtggtttggagattgtttatccaacagctGGGGGTGTCATTGGTttaatgtgaattgttttgagtTAATcaccaatcagggccaagctgtgttggactctgaagagagagtcatgagttttcattagtTTCTTTTACATACTAATTTAGTATCTTTTAGATACTAATTAGATacagccttctgtctgtatcctttctctattatttagtatagtattctttaatataatgcagataataaaataataaaagccttctgagaacatggagtcagattcatcattcctcccaaTTACAGGGGCTCAGGAAATCCAAGAGGGAGGGACATGCTGTGGGTGTGGGGTGTTCCTGGCAGTTCTGTGACCCTGGATGTGCACTCAGGTCACAGCTCTGTCTCTCTTGGCAGTTGTGTGACCCTGGATGAGCACTCAGGTCacagctctgtctctctctccctcccatgCCCTGCAGTTTAACTGGTACACCCGGCGGGCAGTGCTCACTGCCATCTACAACACCACGGAGCTGGTCATGATGCAGGACTCGTCCCCTGGCTTCGAGGACACCTGGCGCTTCCTGGAGAACAGAGTGGCTGATGCCATGGCCATGAGCAATACAGCCACCCAGGTAAGCCTGGGGACAGGTGTGCgtgcagcacatccctcctCCACAAGGatacctgcaggcacagctggcttTTCCATCGTGCCCATCTGCTGAGACACCCCCTTGTTGCTGTCAGTTCCAAATCAATAAatgattttgtggtttttaataaATTGACATGGAGGTGCCCTCTTTGTCAGACTGTCCCAGTGGTTAGGAGACATCCCAGGAAACCCCTTCCATGTCCCTGTCTGTGGCTGTCACTTGTCTGCAGTGCTGTCAGCACCTTTCTGTGGCAGACACATGCTTGTTGTGCATTCCCTCTGTGTTTGGGGGCCACGGGTGCAACTGCAGGAAGCAAAATGTTGTGTTCTCCTTGTGTCTCCCAGGTACAATCCACTGGAGAAGCTGTTGTCCAGGGCCTGATGGGAGCTGCAGTTACTGTAAGTAATGCTggaacctgcagggctgtgagagCAGAATTGCTCCTGAATGTCAGCAGGTGTTTTCCTCCCAAATCTAGAGGACAACATGGAAAAACTGTCATCTTTCATAACTTAGATTTATTTAAGGGTGATTTCCTTGGTAGTCTGAGGTTAGCTCACTGTTTTGTGGTGGAAGCACTTGAATAGAGCATAAGGAAATTAAGTCTGAAGCTGCAGGATGAGCTTTAGGGATGAGAGACAGGTGATCAGAATAAATACAGCTGTTCTCCATTGCTTGTCACAAGAtctctccctgtgccaggctctgtgctggaAATCTTGACAGAGGCTCAGTGGCCCCAGTCCCTGAGCCACAGCATGGTGACTTCCTCAAGCTCTCTCATTGGACTCCAGTGTCCTTCCAAGAATTCCTCCACTTCTTGGTAGTGTCCTGGACTGCTTTCTGTCAGGGAACTGCACTTCTTCTGGGATACAAAATAACCTTCTGTGTACCCAAGAGTGGCTTCCGAAGGCCTTCAGGGCCTCGCTGTGATTCTATTTTTGGACAACTCCCGTTTTATTTAGTAGCAAAGTGATTTTCTTGTTATGGGACAAGTAGGCTGGAACATAATTTAGACATTGTAACTGATGAAGCACTTGTCAAGAATTTCTCCCACCTCCTTTCCCCTGCAGTTGTGGTGGGATTTGGTGTCTCTCAGGCTCTCTCCTCTCTCATACCTGCGTGTGCCAAGAGGATCCTCCCCTAGAGAAGCCCCGGGCTCTGTTTTACATCCACACGGTGCCCCCGGGTCTGGGATgtctccctctgtccctgcagcagatgCAGTGCCCAGATAAACCTGGGTGCATCCTGAAGGGGGTGGGCCGTGGTCAGGCGGCTTTAGGGCAGAATCATCCCAGTACATTCCTGACAGGGGAGCGCATTCCGGACCTCCCACGGGTGCAGGGGGTCCCGAGGAGGTGTACAGgagtgctgagctctgcagctctctgcaaaATGGATGAGCCAAATTAAGCCCCAAAAGCAAAAATTCACTGCCGAGGTCTGTGGGGCCacagaaataaacccaaacctgCTGACCGGGAGGGCAGGCTCCGGTGCGAGGGGCGGCCGGAGTTTGGTTCTTGTCCATCCCCAAACCACAGAGATCCCTCTCGGCCCCGCATCTCTGCTCGTAGCACACCGGCCTCCCCTCGGTACCCGCCCGGGACAGGAGCACTAAACCTCGttctccctgtgcccacagatCAAGAACCTGGCGGGGCTGAACCAGCGCCggtgaggcggcggcggcgagcaCCGGAGCGGCCGCGCCCGGCCCTTCCCCGGCACCAATAAAGTCGTACTCAGCCTGGCACGGACTCTTATTGCGGGCGCACCGGGGCcgggggagcggggcggggcggggcgggaccgggcgggcgctgcgggcggcgggagcggggcagcCATGCCGTACGCCAACCAGCCCACCGTGCGCATCACCGAGCTCACGGACGAGAACGTCAAGTTCATCATCGAGAACACGGACCTGGCGTGAGCAccgccgcggggccggggcgggcggccCGGGGGTGAAGCGGCCGCGGGAGGCCCCGGGGCGGCCGGGCAGGGTCTGTGAGGCAAAGCCCCGCCGCGGCCTCGGCCCGGTCTGTGCGGGCCTGCAGCCTCACGCTCCCTCATGCCCAACACGGGTGTTTCCCTCCCTCAGGGTGGCGAATTCCATTCGAAGGGTGTTCATCGCAGAAGTCCCCATCATAGGTGAGGCCTTTCGCTTGCCTGTGGTCGCAGTGCCTTGGGCTGCCCTCCGCGTAGCTCCTGCCACTTTCCTTTCATGTTCCCCactcctcctctctgcttttGGCTCTCCTTACTCGTGTTCAGCCattgctgtgccctgcagatgCTGCCCCAGTGTCTCTGCAGTCTCTGGAATGTTTTCTGTGCACTCACAAGCTTGTTTTCCCCACATGAGTATTCCTTAGTTTGTGACTTTCTGTTCTCTGCAGCCATTGACTGGGTCCAGATCGATGCCAACTCCTCCGTGCTCCACGATGAGTTCATTGCGCACAGGCTGGGTGAGTACTGGGTGGGGAGGAAGATGAAGGTGTGTTGCAGGCAAAATCAGGGTTAGGGGCTCTTGTGGTCTATCAGACATTCCTCTGATTTCCTGCTTCTCCCAGGTCTCATCCCGCTCACCAGCGACGACATTGTGGATAAGATGCAATATTCCAGAGTGAGTCACAAAAAATGCTGTGGGGAGTCATTTTGAGGGTGGTGGGTGTTTGGTCTGAAGGGAAGCTCTGTCAGTTTGTGCATAAAGAACccgagtgtgtgtgtgtgtttgtgtgtgtgtgccaggacTGCACGTGTGATGAGTTCTGCCCCGAGTGCTCCGTGGAGTTCACGCTGGACGTTCGCTGCAACGAGGACCAGACCCGGCACGTGACATCCCGGGACCTCATCTCCAACAACCCCCGCGTCATCCCGgtcagtgccacctcctgcactcacaGACCTCGCAGGATTCACAGCATTTACAGAATG
This portion of the Ammospiza nelsoni isolate bAmmNel1 chromosome 13, bAmmNel1.pri, whole genome shotgun sequence genome encodes:
- the COQ9 gene encoding ubiquinone biosynthesis protein COQ9, mitochondrial translates to MAAAGGLRRAGWRLWRARRAVVRCQQYPPLRALQASAALRAASDEHKKEPWASSSQQHFDSPPAGHQPEEKPQGPHPSYTGQGGQQSEDYESEEQLQHRILTAALEFVPEHGWTAEAIAEGAKTLGLSVAAAGLFHSDGSELILHFVSDCNTKLSELLKKEQKLVQLGEAEKKPIDEFLRDAVEARLRMLIPYIEKWPQALSVLLLPRNIPSSLSLLTSMIDDIWHYAGDQSTDFNWYTRRAVLTAIYNTTELVMMQDSSPGFEDTWRFLENRVADAMAMSNTATQVQSTGEAVVQGLMGAAVTIKNLAGLNQRR